In a single window of the Coleofasciculus sp. FACHB-1120 genome:
- a CDS encoding sigma-70 family RNA polymerase sigma factor, with amino-acid sequence MHPDSLDGKSTNTTPRMDTELFQALKAGQSSALGTLYDRYGALVYGLALKILQNPQEAEDLTQEIFLHLWRTNTYNPARGTLSSFLTVMTRSRAIDKLRSRGTTHKFLERWGQTMTTEISSASPFELASLGERSQQVRDALAQLSENQRQILEMSYYQGLSQSEIAAQLNIPLGTVKTRARQGLLKLRQTLQDFLK; translated from the coding sequence ATGCATCCTGACTCTCTCGATGGCAAATCAACAAACACAACGCCCCGGATGGATACAGAGCTATTTCAAGCACTTAAAGCTGGTCAATCCTCTGCTCTGGGCACTCTCTACGACCGCTATGGCGCTCTTGTCTATGGGTTAGCATTAAAAATTTTGCAAAATCCCCAAGAAGCAGAAGACCTCACTCAAGAGATTTTTCTGCATCTGTGGCGTACTAATACTTACAATCCCGCTCGTGGTACTCTTAGTAGCTTTTTAACTGTAATGACGCGATCGCGTGCGATTGACAAACTTCGCTCTCGTGGCACCACCCACAAATTTCTGGAGCGTTGGGGTCAAACAATGACGACTGAAATCAGCTCTGCAAGCCCTTTTGAGCTGGCTTCATTAGGAGAGCGATCGCAGCAAGTTCGGGATGCCTTGGCGCAACTTTCAGAAAATCAGCGTCAAATCTTAGAAATGTCCTACTACCAAGGTCTCAGTCAATCGGAAATTGCGGCTCAACTAAATATCCCCTTAGGGACGGTCAAAACTCGCGCTCGTCAGGGACTACTGAAATTGAGGCAAACGTTACAAGATTTTCTAAAATAG